In Lewinellaceae bacterium, a single window of DNA contains:
- a CDS encoding cellulase family glycosylhydrolase codes for MNKYILFWLLLFMGTSVAAQPFIAVEGAGFMRDGKPYHFLGANFWYGLNLASGGAGGDRPRLLRELDRLKALGIDNLRIMGASEGPDGAPWRMAPALQTAPGEYNEALWDALDYLLAEMAKRDMVAVVCLSNFWPWSGGMAQYVAWAEGSDIPYPPPAEGGAWLAYMRYSARFYKNQMAMAAYFAHLEQLISRTNTYSGIAYREDPAIMAWQLANEPRGMFSPCKYRQWIRASARFIKKLDPNHLVCIGSEGNTQVPTGNHFKKDHRFPEVDYTTIHIWIQNWQWYDPQEPEKTYERALRKATDYIHRHLRMAEKLNKPMVLEEFGIARDFDSYSDSASVYWRDKYYRDIFETVYQLAREGRAMAGANFWAWGGEGRPREPRAVWRPGDDFIGDPPHELQGWYSVYEKDDSTLEAIREYAAKIRQDVKD; via the coding sequence ATGAACAAGTATATTTTATTCTGGCTTTTGCTATTTATGGGAACTTCAGTTGCTGCCCAGCCTTTCATTGCCGTCGAGGGCGCCGGTTTCATGCGCGACGGCAAGCCCTATCATTTTTTGGGCGCCAACTTCTGGTACGGCCTCAACCTGGCCTCCGGGGGAGCAGGCGGCGACCGGCCGCGCCTCCTGCGCGAACTGGACCGCCTGAAAGCCCTGGGGATTGACAACCTGCGCATCATGGGCGCCAGCGAAGGGCCCGACGGTGCGCCCTGGCGCATGGCCCCCGCCCTGCAGACGGCCCCCGGCGAATACAACGAAGCCCTTTGGGACGCACTGGACTACCTGCTGGCCGAAATGGCAAAACGCGACATGGTGGCGGTGGTGTGCCTGTCCAACTTCTGGCCCTGGTCGGGAGGCATGGCGCAATATGTGGCCTGGGCTGAAGGCAGCGATATTCCCTACCCGCCTCCGGCGGAAGGGGGCGCCTGGCTGGCCTATATGCGCTACAGCGCCCGCTTCTATAAAAACCAAATGGCCATGGCCGCCTATTTTGCTCACCTGGAGCAATTGATCAGCCGTACAAATACCTACTCCGGTATCGCTTACCGGGAAGATCCGGCTATTATGGCCTGGCAATTGGCCAATGAGCCCCGCGGCATGTTCTCCCCCTGCAAATACCGGCAATGGATTCGGGCATCGGCGCGCTTCATCAAAAAACTGGACCCCAACCACCTCGTTTGCATTGGCAGCGAAGGCAATACGCAGGTCCCGACCGGCAATCACTTCAAAAAAGACCATCGTTTCCCGGAAGTCGACTACACTACCATTCACATCTGGATACAAAACTGGCAATGGTACGACCCCCAGGAGCCGGAGAAAACCTACGAAAGGGCGCTGCGAAAGGCTACTGATTACATCCACCGCCACCTCCGTATGGCCGAAAAGCTGAACAAACCGATGGTGCTGGAGGAATTTGGCATCGCCCGGGACTTTGACAGTTATTCGGATTCTGCCTCTGTCTACTGGCGCGACAAGTACTACCGGGATATCTTCGAGACGGTTTACCAGCTTGCCCGGGAGGGCCGGGCCATGGCCGGCGCCAACTTCTGGGCCTGGGGCGGCGAGGGGCGCCCCCGGGAACCCCGGGCAGTATGGCGGCCGGGGGATGACTTCATCGGCGACCCTCCGCATGAGCTCCAGGGTTGGTATTCGGTTTATGAGAAGGATGATTCTACCCTGGAAGCAATACGGGAATATGCGGCAAAGATCAGACAGGATGTAAAGGATTAA
- a CDS encoding TIGR00266 family protein yields the protein MNAHEIDFQIYGEEMQFVEIELDPYETVIAEAGSFMMMDDGIELATIFGDGSHKEQDAGLWGKVLSAGKRLLTGESLFMTAFTHGGTGKKRVSFASPYPGRIIPVDLTEMEGKIICQKDAFLCAAQGVSVGIEFSKRLGRGFFGGEGFIMQKLEGDGLAFLHAGGNIIEKELAIGETLRVDTGCLVGFTRDVDYDIEMIRGVRNMLFGGEGLFYARLQGPGTVWVQSLPFSRLADRIVSASRQYGSKNKGEGSVLGGLGDLLDGDNW from the coding sequence ATGAACGCACACGAAATTGACTTTCAAATCTACGGCGAGGAAATGCAATTCGTCGAAATCGAACTGGACCCCTACGAAACCGTCATTGCCGAAGCGGGCAGTTTTATGATGATGGACGATGGCATCGAACTGGCGACCATATTCGGAGACGGCAGCCACAAAGAACAAGACGCCGGCCTGTGGGGCAAAGTCTTGTCCGCCGGCAAACGCCTGCTCACCGGGGAAAGCCTCTTTATGACCGCCTTCACCCACGGCGGCACCGGAAAGAAGCGGGTCTCTTTCGCTTCTCCCTACCCCGGCCGCATCATTCCAGTCGACCTGACTGAAATGGAGGGCAAGATCATCTGCCAGAAAGATGCTTTCCTCTGTGCTGCCCAGGGCGTTTCCGTGGGCATCGAGTTCTCGAAGCGCCTCGGCCGCGGCTTCTTCGGCGGCGAAGGGTTCATCATGCAAAAACTGGAAGGAGACGGGCTGGCCTTCCTGCACGCCGGCGGCAACATCATCGAGAAAGAGCTGGCCATCGGCGAAACCTTGCGGGTTGATACGGGCTGCCTCGTCGGCTTCACCCGCGATGTGGACTACGACATCGAAATGATCCGCGGGGTGCGCAATATGCTGTTCGGCGGGGAAGGCCTCTTCTACGCCCGCCTGCAGGGCCCCGGCACGGTGTGGGTACAGTCGCTGCCCTTCAGCCGCCTGGCCGACCGCATCGTTTCCGCTTCCCGCCAGTATGGCAGCAAAAATAAAGGCGAAGGCAGCGTGCTCGGCGGCCTTGGCGATTTGCTGGATGGGGACAATTGGTAG
- the bamA gene encoding outer membrane protein assembly factor BamA, with the protein MREIALIAFCSLLIPFYTFAQSGTDTIPVLQYSEPRDYEIGGIKVTGADFSDDNAIISIAGLQVGDKIRIPGPDIQKGIKALWKLRLFTDVQILKEKTIGDVIFLEILVQERPRLTRHSYKGVKKSYHDDLNDEVDKYLLKGGIVTENVKINASKAIEGFFIGKGYLDARCRVIELPDTSRVNAVLLTFDVDRGERVKIQDLVFTGNENVKSRKLAKQMKGTKPKKRLFASSKFIKKDYEEDKEKVIAYYNTQGYRDARILSDSLWREKDGDLMIKLNLEEGNQYYFRDISWKGNSIYDTETLAGVLGIEKGEVYNKELLETRLRFSQDGRDVSTLYMDNGYLFFQVDPIEVAVEGDSIDLEIRIFEGPQATIDKVVIKGNDRTHEHVIRRELRTRPGQKFSRSDIIRSQREIINLGYFNPEALGINTPVNPQRGTVDIEYTVEEKPSDQLELSAGWGGAQRVIGTLGVSFNNFSLRNVFNKEAWKPLPQGDGQRLSLRAQTNGDFYQSYNVSFTEPWLGGKKPNSLTVAAFFNRFAFGRRGTDSYQSFNIRQASLSLGTRLKWPDDNFVSSTAINIQTLTLNNWVRGLFRSDDGETVQEGNYNNFSLKQTIARSTINDPIFPKEGSRISLSLQLTPPYSLFDGKDNYDEQPASERFRYLEYHKWRFDAEWYTPIVGNLILKAQAKIGLLGFYNRQIGSSPFERFQLGGDGINNQQFGFAGVDIISLRGYEVNELEANRDPSGGTSATPLFDKFTLELRYPLSLNPSSTIYVLAFAQGGNAWREFRDFNPFDVKRSVGMGLRVFLPMFGVLGFDYGIGFDKPGADRSLQALGDFNIVLGFEPE; encoded by the coding sequence ATGAGAGAAATTGCCTTGATCGCCTTTTGCAGCTTACTGATACCTTTCTATACGTTTGCACAATCGGGAACGGACACCATTCCGGTGCTCCAGTACAGCGAGCCGCGCGACTATGAGATTGGCGGGATTAAAGTCACCGGAGCGGACTTCAGCGACGACAACGCCATTATCAGCATTGCCGGCCTGCAGGTCGGCGACAAAATCCGCATCCCGGGCCCGGATATCCAGAAGGGCATCAAAGCCTTGTGGAAGCTGCGCCTTTTTACCGACGTGCAGATTCTCAAGGAAAAGACGATCGGCGATGTGATCTTCCTGGAAATCCTGGTGCAGGAACGGCCTCGCCTGACCCGCCACTCCTACAAGGGCGTGAAGAAGTCATATCACGACGACCTCAACGATGAAGTCGACAAATACCTGCTCAAGGGAGGCATCGTTACCGAAAATGTCAAGATCAATGCGAGCAAAGCCATCGAAGGGTTCTTCATCGGCAAGGGATACCTCGACGCCCGCTGCCGGGTGATCGAATTGCCGGACACCAGCCGGGTCAACGCCGTACTGCTGACCTTCGACGTCGACCGCGGAGAGCGCGTCAAAATCCAGGACCTCGTCTTTACCGGCAATGAAAACGTCAAAAGCCGCAAGCTGGCCAAGCAGATGAAGGGCACCAAGCCCAAAAAACGCCTTTTTGCCTCGTCGAAATTCATCAAGAAGGATTACGAAGAGGATAAGGAAAAAGTGATCGCCTATTACAATACGCAGGGCTATCGCGACGCCCGCATCCTTAGCGATAGCCTCTGGCGGGAAAAAGACGGCGACCTTATGATCAAACTCAACCTGGAGGAAGGCAACCAGTATTATTTCCGCGACATCAGCTGGAAAGGCAACTCCATTTACGATACGGAAACCCTGGCGGGCGTGCTGGGCATAGAAAAAGGCGAAGTCTACAATAAGGAACTGCTGGAAACCCGCCTTCGCTTCAGCCAGGATGGGCGCGACGTCAGCACCCTCTACATGGACAACGGCTACCTCTTCTTCCAGGTAGACCCCATTGAGGTGGCGGTGGAAGGCGACTCCATCGACCTGGAAATCCGCATCTTCGAAGGGCCGCAGGCCACCATCGACAAGGTGGTGATCAAGGGCAACGACCGCACCCACGAGCACGTCATCCGCCGGGAATTGCGCACCCGCCCCGGCCAGAAGTTCAGCCGTTCCGACATCATCCGCTCGCAGCGGGAGATCATCAACCTGGGCTACTTCAACCCCGAAGCCCTGGGCATCAACACCCCGGTGAACCCGCAGCGGGGTACCGTAGACATAGAATATACCGTAGAAGAGAAGCCTTCCGACCAGTTGGAGCTTTCCGCCGGCTGGGGCGGCGCCCAGCGGGTGATCGGCACCCTCGGGGTTTCTTTCAACAACTTCTCCCTGCGCAACGTCTTCAACAAGGAAGCCTGGAAACCGCTGCCCCAGGGCGACGGCCAGCGCCTGTCGCTGCGGGCGCAGACCAACGGCGACTTCTACCAGTCGTACAACGTGTCCTTCACCGAACCCTGGCTGGGCGGCAAAAAGCCCAACTCGCTGACCGTCGCCGCCTTTTTCAACCGCTTTGCGTTTGGCCGGCGCGGCACGGACAGCTACCAGAGCTTCAACATCCGGCAGGCGTCTCTCAGCCTCGGCACCCGCCTGAAGTGGCCGGATGACAACTTCGTCTCCAGTACCGCCATCAACATACAGACCCTGACCCTGAACAACTGGGTCCGCGGCCTCTTCCGCTCCGATGACGGCGAAACCGTACAGGAGGGCAACTACAACAACTTCAGCCTTAAGCAAACCATAGCCCGGTCTACCATCAACGACCCTATCTTCCCCAAGGAAGGATCCCGCATATCGCTGTCCTTACAGCTGACGCCGCCCTACTCCTTGTTCGATGGAAAAGACAACTACGACGAACAACCGGCCAGCGAACGCTTCCGCTACCTCGAATACCACAAGTGGCGCTTCGATGCGGAATGGTACACGCCCATTGTCGGCAACCTCATCCTGAAAGCCCAGGCCAAGATCGGCTTGCTTGGCTTCTACAACCGGCAGATCGGCTCCTCGCCCTTCGAGCGCTTCCAGCTCGGCGGCGACGGCATCAACAACCAGCAGTTCGGCTTTGCCGGGGTAGACATCATCTCCCTGCGCGGCTATGAGGTCAACGAGCTGGAGGCCAACCGCGACCCCTCGGGCGGCACCTCGGCAACGCCCCTGTTCGACAAGTTTACCCTGGAACTGCGCTATCCGTTGTCGCTCAACCCCAGCTCCACCATTTACGTGCTGGCTTTCGCCCAGGGCGGCAACGCCTGGCGCGAATTCCGCGACTTCAACCCCTTCGACGTCAAGCGCTCCGTGGGCATGGGCCTGCGCGTCTTCCTGCCTATGTTCGGCGTACTTGGCTTCGACTACGGCATCGGCTTCGACAAGCCGGGGGCCGACCGCTCGCTGCAGGCGCTGGGGGATTTCAACATCGTCTTAGGGTTTGAGCCGGAGTAG